CAGCGTCTTGCGGGCAGCGGGTTTCATCATCAGTGGTATCAGGTCGACGTTCACATGGCCGCGCAGTTTCTGGACGTAAGGCAGGCCGAGCAATGTGGCGGCCACCATGAGGAAGGTGACGGCCTCGGTTTGCCAGATAGTGGATTGGTTGAGCACGAAGCGCACGAAGATCATCTGGCATGTGATGAAGACGGACACCACGATCATGGCCGCCGACACCCAGCCGCACACGGTGGAAATCCGGTCGACTGTTTTCAGCCAGCCGGTTCGCTCACCGGGACCTGACAAATTCGAATTTGCGTCAGCCGCCATGCCTTGCCCGCCTCAGATATGTGGGTGAAAAAGAGTAGTTTTGGATAGGTCACCGGAGGCGGTCAACCGCCTCCGGTCAGAATGTCGCTTCGATTATTCGACGGAAAGCGCCATGTCGAGCAGTTCCTGGCCGCCCGGCACATTTTCCACGAAGTTCTTGTAGGAAGACGCCTTGGCGATATCGCGCCATTTGTTGAACTCTTCCGGCGTCATGTTCTTGATTTCGACACCGGCTTTTTCAAAGACTTCAACCGAGGCGGCATCCTGCTTCTTGGCTTCCGCCAGGTAGTAGGCTTCAGCCTTGGCGGCGGCGTTATCAAGAGCCGCCT
Above is a window of Anderseniella sp. Alg231-50 DNA encoding:
- a CDS encoding TRAP transporter small permease subunit, encoding MAADANSNLSGPGERTGWLKTVDRISTVCGWVSAAMIVVSVFITCQMIFVRFVLNQSTIWQTEAVTFLMVAATLLGLPYVQKLRGHVNVDLIPLMMKPAARKTLALFTLSVSIIIVALMLVYGFEFWHTAWTRNWKSDTVWGVRLWIPYLAMPVGFGLLLLQLIADLAAVITGLDKPFNINKESR